From the Cryptomeria japonica chromosome 2, Sugi_1.0, whole genome shotgun sequence genome, one window contains:
- the LOC131873685 gene encoding RING-H2 finger protein ATL64-like gives MATSLHPFSRRLNREEHYSSKTVTLVNSRLFIASAFIFTVIIFMAALATFILCFKRFCIRRLPLESDEISIGLPQKKSVTESFPVFVYERKNYKEQRLECAVCLSEFEEEEKGRILPVCNHSFHVDCIDRWFESQSTCPICRVNAQVDTLSAAVVMVDA, from the coding sequence ATGGCTACTTCACTCCATCCTTTTTCACGTCGGCTAAACAGAGAGGAGCACTACAGCTCCAAGACGGTCACTCTTGTCAATAGTAGACTGTTTATAGCCTCTGCATTTATCTTCACTGTGATTATCTTCATGGCTGCACTCGCAACTTTTATACTTTGTTTCAAACGATTCTGCATTCGTCGACTGCCATTGGAAAGCGATGAAATCTCCATCGGCCTTCCACAGAAAAAATCAGTTACAGAAAGTTTTCCTGTGTTTGTGTATGAACGTAAGAATTACAAAGAGCAGAGGCTGGAGTGCGCGGTTTGTTTGAGTGAGTTTGAAGAGGAAGAGAAGGGAAGAATTTTGCCTGTGTGTAATCACAGCTTTCATGTCGACTGCATCGACAGGTGGTTTGAGTCGCAGTCGACATGTCCAATTTGTCGAGTCAATGCCCAGGTCGACACTTTGTCGGCTGCCGTCGTCATGGTAGACGCGTAA